The following proteins are encoded in a genomic region of Methylobacterium tardum:
- a CDS encoding tyrosine-type recombinase/integrase, with the protein MPSGKAVWLAAYADGGGKRRFKQFERKSDADAFLTIARAEVAAGTHVPDRLASTVDDAYKLLILALEADRAAGATLHNYRVYYGGHVKPFLGSRLLPKLHPADVGDWLDRLRAEGRTDDTRRRARIVLGAIFDEAIRRRLAYANPVRSLRSRRNTRRAEIREAEETVRIPERDVVRAMLAAAADTDALFLIARERADGKSRTVAVERVSAEHPIKAARAFRARHPGLHVETFRPTSWLRPFLATMAFAGLRIGEVRGLAWAHVEPTHLWVREGVDRYNVRDTVKTKAALREAPVGAQLATILANWRARNGAAEGLVFPSETGTPLGYPNIVNRQIAPLQVALGIVAADGSPRWTAHSFRHFAVSLWIGAGSKIGQVSEWAGHESPEFTQRVYGHLFKADRADRRAVTAGELSVLGAIEPATPLQHEGDTAP; encoded by the coding sequence TTGCCGAGCGGCAAGGCCGTGTGGCTGGCCGCCTATGCTGATGGCGGTGGGAAACGGCGGTTCAAGCAGTTCGAACGGAAGAGCGACGCCGATGCCTTCCTCACGATTGCAAGGGCTGAGGTTGCCGCCGGTACCCACGTGCCGGATCGATTGGCCAGCACGGTAGATGACGCATACAAGCTGCTGATCTTGGCCCTTGAGGCCGACCGGGCGGCAGGGGCGACCCTGCACAACTATCGCGTCTACTACGGCGGCCACGTGAAGCCGTTCCTCGGCTCGCGGCTGCTGCCGAAGCTGCATCCGGCCGACGTTGGCGACTGGCTCGATCGCTTGAGGGCTGAGGGACGCACCGATGACACGCGCCGCCGCGCCAGGATCGTGCTCGGCGCCATTTTCGACGAGGCCATTCGGCGCCGGCTTGCCTACGCCAACCCTGTTCGCTCGCTCCGCAGTCGCCGGAACACCCGCCGGGCGGAGATCCGCGAGGCCGAGGAAACCGTACGCATCCCAGAGCGTGATGTGGTTCGAGCGATGCTCGCCGCCGCGGCGGACACGGATGCGCTGTTCCTGATCGCCCGTGAAAGGGCGGACGGGAAGTCTCGCACCGTCGCCGTGGAGCGTGTCTCGGCCGAGCATCCAATCAAGGCCGCCCGCGCTTTTCGCGCGCGGCATCCCGGCCTCCACGTCGAGACATTCCGGCCAACATCCTGGCTCAGGCCGTTCCTCGCTACGATGGCCTTCGCCGGCCTGCGCATCGGCGAGGTCCGTGGGCTTGCTTGGGCCCACGTCGAGCCAACGCACTTATGGGTGCGCGAAGGCGTCGACCGCTACAACGTGCGTGATACGGTGAAAACCAAGGCGGCTCTGCGCGAGGCACCCGTCGGCGCGCAGCTAGCGACGATCCTGGCTAACTGGCGCGCTAGGAATGGGGCAGCGGAGGGCCTCGTGTTCCCATCAGAGACCGGGACGCCACTTGGCTATCCGAACATCGTCAACCGCCAGATCGCGCCATTGCAGGTAGCCCTTGGCATCGTGGCGGCGGACGGTTCGCCCCGCTGGACGGCACACAGCTTCCGGCACTTCGCCGTGTCGCTTTGGATCGGCGCGGGGTCGAAGATCGGTCAGGTCTCAGAATGGGCCGGACACGAGTCGCCCGAGTTCACGCAAAGGGTCTACGGGCACCTGTTCAAGGCGGACCGCGCGGATCGCCGAGCCGTCACCGCAGGCGAGCTTTCCGTGCTCGGCGCGATCGAACCTGCAACACCACTGCAACACGAGGGAGACACCGCCCCGTAA
- a CDS encoding helix-turn-helix domain-containing protein produces the protein MRDAYRIAEIARPNGPISRATLYREIAAGRLPARKLGRATILLHEDYANFLKATPRLKTPSQPA, from the coding sequence GTGCGTGATGCCTACCGCATTGCTGAGATTGCCCGCCCGAACGGGCCGATCAGCCGCGCCACCCTTTACCGGGAGATAGCGGCCGGCCGCCTGCCGGCACGGAAGCTCGGCCGAGCGACGATCTTGCTGCACGAGGACTACGCCAACTTCCTCAAAGCGACGCCGCGGCTGAAGACCCCATCGCAGCCTGCGTAA
- a CDS encoding bifunctional DNA primase/polymerase, which yields MSGILASSAAISPGEWATRWPSGVESLTPHQLRSRVLANGWGALPILAHDAPGKAAGKRPALKAWADFAGFEAARPAQSAVASWDRQFSRAPGTGIPCGTVVGIDVDVTDPILAAEIEAVARACLGDTPFSRQGKAPKLLLVYRAAEAFPKRAFKANDGSGAGLDILADGSQFVGFGIHPGTGRPYRWIGPESPLTAGPDAAPEVTAAQIKAFVDRVHALMPLSKTGGRQARGPGGESAEIVRDAEGFVIDGREAWLTNLVWRAANELHDGGLPLTEEAVADLAWGRFLASARPDVGGRVWARADAAAKARGTLDRIRRRKVSLGPKIVATDPTYPDEARPLAEAEAEVRRLIEDFFTHEAPGFKNALGAYLIEHEGNPLRLPPKPRGTALRIEAGIGKTEVAIEAAAKSVRRGLAVVYAVPTVKLGDEVASRFAARGIDAQVYRGRDREDPEGAGEAMCRNLPAVRDAERAKVWSVYAAACETKPKGTSAAIRCPMFDACGYVRQRRAEPAVWIVPHVMLFRDRPALIPAPDALVIDEGFASGAVPNKPTRLTLDAIEAAALPDGGEDAVTLDRLRACLVGVLRTMPDGPLTRAAMAGAGLTANDAREAHRLEWRRRLDPELHPGLDASERSRRAERAAAVNREVSALTSVWRGLTDFLDGEAEASGRMLLRRDDASKARCIEHRALKPVHEKWHAPTLILDATAPPADVLARALGMPVDLKASISAVWSPYGRVRQIIGAPVSSTKLGLTEREGNRRAIGDLRRLVVLRAALAFPRTVAVIAQEDAITLLEHAGLPKNVETGHFNALAGLDRWREAAGLIVIGRTLPPPMAMEIDAGVLIGEPAQATVTEDGRKAFFDRVEGGIRLRNGGAVAVERYQHPDPVAEALRWQTCEANVIQAVGRLRPLRRGADAPFFLDILCDVPLPFAVDGVETWEDARPGSWSIMASEGVILTGAGDIEAAFPEDAPSRKAARGMETEPTVALTSIRSLSIDVGATVSRVTYKRRGRYPDSAALILPNGPKGKPALKRWFDEHGMPLEHVVRDGGEPSAFERVGRVLFQTKFFLPDGIGRAVLTLLENVTTL from the coding sequence GTGTCCGGCATCCTAGCCTCATCGGCAGCGATCTCGCCGGGCGAGTGGGCGACCCGCTGGCCGTCCGGTGTCGAGAGCCTGACCCCTCATCAGTTGCGGAGTAGGGTTCTGGCGAACGGCTGGGGGGCTCTGCCGATCCTCGCTCACGATGCGCCCGGCAAGGCGGCCGGCAAGCGGCCGGCCCTGAAAGCCTGGGCGGATTTTGCGGGCTTCGAGGCGGCTCGTCCCGCTCAGAGTGCGGTTGCCTCTTGGGACCGCCAGTTCTCGCGCGCGCCCGGCACTGGCATTCCCTGCGGCACCGTCGTTGGTATCGACGTCGACGTGACCGATCCCATTCTCGCTGCGGAGATCGAGGCGGTCGCGCGCGCGTGCCTCGGCGACACCCCGTTCAGCCGGCAGGGCAAGGCACCGAAGCTGCTGCTCGTCTACCGCGCGGCTGAGGCGTTCCCGAAGCGGGCGTTCAAAGCGAACGACGGCTCTGGCGCTGGCTTAGACATTTTGGCTGACGGATCACAGTTCGTCGGCTTCGGCATCCATCCCGGCACCGGCCGACCCTACCGTTGGATCGGCCCCGAGAGCCCGTTGACGGCCGGGCCCGACGCGGCCCCCGAGGTCACGGCCGCGCAGATCAAGGCTTTCGTCGATCGCGTCCACGCGCTCATGCCACTCTCGAAGACGGGTGGAAGGCAGGCACGCGGGCCCGGTGGTGAGAGCGCCGAGATCGTCCGCGATGCCGAGGGCTTCGTGATCGACGGTCGCGAAGCGTGGCTCACCAATCTCGTGTGGCGTGCGGCCAATGAGCTTCACGACGGCGGCCTGCCCCTGACAGAGGAAGCGGTAGCAGACCTCGCCTGGGGGCGGTTCCTCGCATCAGCACGCCCCGACGTTGGCGGGCGGGTCTGGGCCCGCGCAGATGCCGCGGCAAAGGCGCGGGGCACGCTCGATCGTATCCGACGCCGCAAGGTATCGCTCGGGCCGAAGATCGTCGCCACCGATCCAACCTATCCAGACGAGGCACGGCCGCTGGCCGAGGCTGAAGCCGAGGTTCGTCGGCTGATCGAGGACTTCTTCACCCACGAGGCGCCGGGCTTCAAGAATGCACTTGGGGCCTACCTCATCGAGCACGAGGGAAACCCGCTCAGGCTACCGCCGAAACCGCGCGGGACGGCATTGCGAATCGAGGCCGGCATTGGAAAGACCGAGGTCGCAATTGAGGCGGCGGCTAAGTCTGTCCGACGCGGTCTCGCAGTCGTGTACGCCGTGCCGACGGTCAAACTTGGCGACGAGGTCGCTTCCCGCTTCGCCGCTCGTGGCATCGACGCACAAGTCTACCGGGGCCGCGACCGCGAAGATCCCGAGGGGGCTGGCGAGGCGATGTGCAGGAACCTTCCTGCCGTTCGGGACGCCGAGCGCGCGAAGGTATGGAGCGTCTACGCCGCGGCCTGCGAGACCAAGCCTAAGGGAACGAGCGCCGCGATACGCTGCCCCATGTTCGATGCCTGTGGCTACGTGCGCCAGCGCCGGGCTGAGCCTGCGGTGTGGATCGTCCCACACGTCATGCTCTTCCGTGATCGGCCCGCGCTCATCCCTGCGCCCGATGCACTCGTGATCGACGAGGGCTTCGCCTCCGGCGCTGTACCGAACAAGCCGACGCGTCTCACCCTAGATGCGATCGAGGCCGCCGCGCTACCGGACGGTGGCGAGGACGCCGTCACTCTCGATCGGCTCCGGGCGTGTCTCGTTGGCGTACTCCGCACGATGCCGGACGGACCGTTAACGCGCGCCGCCATGGCGGGCGCAGGGCTGACTGCCAACGACGCGCGCGAGGCACACCGTCTCGAATGGCGCCGCCGCCTCGATCCCGAGCTTCATCCGGGGCTCGATGCCTCCGAACGGTCCCGGCGCGCTGAGCGAGCCGCAGCGGTGAACCGCGAGGTCTCGGCGCTGACGTCTGTGTGGCGCGGATTAACCGATTTCCTTGACGGCGAAGCCGAGGCGAGCGGCCGCATGTTGCTCAGGCGCGATGACGCGTCAAAGGCTCGCTGCATTGAGCACCGGGCGCTGAAGCCGGTTCATGAGAAATGGCACGCGCCAACCCTGATCCTGGACGCAACCGCGCCGCCAGCCGACGTGCTCGCCAGGGCGCTCGGGATGCCGGTAGACCTGAAGGCGTCGATCTCAGCTGTGTGGAGCCCGTACGGCCGGGTGCGGCAGATCATCGGCGCCCCGGTTTCGTCAACGAAGCTCGGCCTTACAGAACGGGAGGGCAACCGGCGCGCGATCGGCGATCTTCGGCGGCTCGTCGTGCTGCGTGCGGCGCTCGCCTTTCCGCGGACTGTAGCGGTGATTGCTCAAGAGGATGCGATCACGCTTCTTGAGCACGCCGGACTACCAAAGAACGTGGAGACGGGGCACTTCAATGCGCTTGCCGGTCTCGATCGTTGGCGCGAAGCAGCCGGTCTGATCGTGATCGGCCGGACTTTACCTCCGCCGATGGCAATGGAGATCGATGCGGGAGTGCTGATCGGCGAGCCGGCGCAGGCGACCGTGACTGAGGATGGCCGCAAGGCGTTCTTCGACCGAGTGGAGGGCGGCATTCGGCTTCGGAACGGCGGCGCCGTAGCCGTTGAGCGGTATCAGCACCCCGATCCCGTCGCCGAGGCCCTGCGCTGGCAGACATGCGAGGCTAACGTAATCCAGGCAGTTGGACGCCTGCGCCCGCTGCGGCGCGGCGCCGACGCTCCGTTCTTCCTGGACATCCTGTGCGATGTGCCCCTGCCCTTCGCTGTCGATGGCGTCGAGACGTGGGAGGACGCGCGCCCCGGCTCTTGGAGCATCATGGCGTCAGAAGGCGTGATTCTGACCGGGGCCGGCGATATCGAAGCGGCGTTTCCCGAGGATGCGCCATCGCGGAAGGCGGCGCGCGGAATGGAGACCGAGCCGACGGTGGCCCTTACATCTATAAGGAGTCTCTCTATAGATGTAGGGGCCACCGTCAGCCGGGTCACTTACAAGCGTCGGGGGCGCTACCCTGACAGCGCAGCGCTCATCCTGCCGAACGGGCCGAAGGGTAAGCCGGCCCTGAAGCGATGGTTCGACGAGCACGGTATGCCGCTTGAGCACGTCGTACGGGACGGCGGAGAACCCTCAGCCTTCGAGCGCGTCGGACGAGTACTGTTCCAAACAAAATTTTTCTTGCCGGACGGTATCGGACGTGCTGTCCTAACCCTCTTGGAGAACGTGACTACGCTCTGA
- a CDS encoding alpha/beta fold hydrolase produces MTGWPTATGSFELGDLPLQAGDLLRSATLRWKSHGTLSPARDNVVLYPTSYAAQHPDLEWLIGPEGVLDPARWFIVIPDMFGNGLSPSPSNTPDWLGLVTAWDNVHAQRRLLAETWGIEHLHAVYGWSMGAQQAYHWAALFPEQVARAVINCGSARTATHNRVFLKGLMAVLEAAPEHRGAGRFSAEPAAALRAFGRIYAGWALSQDFYRADLHRTALGAPDLDTFLRTDWEERFARRPAADLYAQLRTWEAGDISRDPRFGGDLARALGAITARLLLMPGETDLYFRVADNAAELPHLREAVLRPIPSVWGHRAGNPAANPADAAFLRDTVRAFLEADAQHPRGPAQGA; encoded by the coding sequence GTGACCGGCTGGCCGACGGCCACCGGCAGCTTCGAGCTCGGAGACCTGCCCCTCCAGGCGGGTGATCTCCTGCGGAGCGCCACTCTGCGCTGGAAGAGCCACGGCACCCTCTCTCCTGCGCGCGACAACGTCGTGCTCTACCCGACGAGCTACGCGGCCCAGCACCCCGACCTCGAATGGCTGATCGGACCCGAGGGGGTGCTCGATCCGGCCCGCTGGTTCATCGTCATCCCGGACATGTTCGGCAACGGCCTGTCGCCGAGCCCGTCGAACACGCCGGACTGGCTCGGCCTCGTCACCGCCTGGGACAACGTCCACGCCCAGCGCCGCCTGCTCGCCGAGACCTGGGGCATTGAACACCTGCACGCGGTCTACGGCTGGTCCATGGGGGCGCAGCAGGCCTACCACTGGGCGGCTTTGTTCCCCGAGCAGGTCGCCCGGGCGGTGATCAATTGCGGCAGCGCCCGGACCGCCACGCACAACCGCGTGTTCCTGAAGGGCCTGATGGCGGTGCTGGAGGCCGCGCCGGAGCATCGCGGCGCCGGCCGCTTCTCGGCCGAGCCCGCCGCCGCGCTCCGGGCCTTCGGGCGCATCTACGCGGGCTGGGCGCTCAGCCAGGACTTCTACCGGGCCGACCTGCACCGCACCGCCCTCGGCGCCCCGGACCTCGACACCTTCCTGCGCACCGACTGGGAGGAGCGCTTCGCCCGCCGCCCGGCGGCCGATCTGTACGCGCAGCTCCGCACCTGGGAGGCGGGCGACATCAGCCGCGACCCGCGCTTCGGCGGCGACCTCGCACGGGCGCTGGGCGCGATCACGGCCCGGCTGCTGCTGATGCCGGGCGAGACCGATCTCTACTTCCGCGTCGCCGACAACGCCGCCGAACTGCCGCACTTGCGCGAGGCCGTCCTGCGGCCGATCCCGAGCGTCTGGGGCCATCGCGCCGGCAATCCCGCGGCCAACCCGGCCGACGCCGCCTTTCTCCGCGACACCGTGCGGGCCTTCCTTGAGGCTGACGCCCAACACCCGCGCGGACCGGCTCAGGGCGCCTAG
- a CDS encoding DNA-binding protein: MQTQVSDDLMQGAGKIAQFLFGSEKQARKIYYLEEKGQIPTFRMGSTICARKSTILAWIEEREGRRPAQ; encoded by the coding sequence ATGCAAACCCAAGTCTCCGATGATCTAATGCAGGGCGCGGGGAAAATCGCTCAGTTCCTGTTCGGAAGCGAAAAGCAAGCTAGAAAGATCTACTACCTCGAAGAGAAGGGGCAGATACCGACTTTCCGCATGGGTTCTACAATCTGCGCTCGCAAGTCGACGATCCTCGCGTGGATCGAAGAGCGCGAAGGCCGTCGCCCGGCGCAGTAA
- a CDS encoding aldo/keto reductase — translation MEYRQFGRSGLTVPVLSFGTGTFGGTNAFFQRWGQTDVAEATRMVDLCLDSGLNFFDTADIYSAGASEEILGQALKGKRDRALISTKATFRFNDDLNQVGSSRHHLVRACEASLKRLGTDHIDVYFMHGFDALTPIDETLRALDDLTRSGKIGYIGASNFSGWQLMKALATSERYGLARYVAYQGYYSLIGRHYEWELMPLGIDQGVGLMVWSPLGWGRLTGKIRRGQPNQSGRIAAGGAEGGPPVSDEYLFGVVDALDAVAAETGKTVAQVALNWLLTRPTVCNIVVGARTEDQLKQNLGALGWTLAPEQVARLDAASQETPIYPYWHQKGFDERNPKPTTW, via the coding sequence ATGGAATACAGGCAGTTCGGACGCTCCGGCCTCACCGTGCCGGTGCTCAGCTTCGGCACCGGCACCTTCGGCGGGACGAACGCGTTCTTCCAGCGCTGGGGACAGACCGATGTCGCGGAGGCGACCCGCATGGTCGACCTCTGCCTCGATTCCGGGCTCAATTTCTTCGACACGGCCGACATCTACTCGGCGGGCGCCTCGGAAGAGATCCTGGGACAGGCGCTCAAGGGCAAGCGCGACCGGGCGCTGATCTCCACCAAGGCGACGTTCCGCTTCAACGACGACCTGAATCAGGTCGGCTCCTCGCGCCATCACCTGGTCCGCGCCTGCGAGGCCAGCCTCAAGCGGCTCGGCACCGACCATATCGACGTCTACTTCATGCACGGCTTCGACGCGCTGACCCCCATCGACGAGACGCTGCGCGCCCTCGACGATCTCACCCGCTCGGGCAAGATCGGCTACATCGGCGCGTCGAACTTTTCCGGCTGGCAGCTCATGAAGGCGCTCGCCACGTCCGAGCGGTACGGGCTCGCCCGCTATGTCGCCTACCAGGGCTACTATTCCCTGATCGGCCGGCACTACGAGTGGGAGCTGATGCCGCTCGGGATCGACCAGGGCGTCGGCCTGATGGTCTGGAGCCCGCTGGGATGGGGCCGTCTCACCGGCAAGATCCGCCGCGGCCAGCCGAACCAGAGCGGCCGCATCGCGGCGGGCGGCGCCGAGGGCGGTCCGCCGGTCTCCGATGAGTATCTGTTCGGCGTCGTGGATGCGCTCGACGCCGTGGCGGCCGAGACCGGCAAGACGGTGGCGCAGGTGGCGCTCAACTGGCTGCTGACCCGGCCGACCGTCTGCAACATCGTGGTCGGCGCCCGGACTGAGGACCAGCTGAAGCAGAATCTCGGCGCGCTGGGCTGGACGCTGGCGCCCGAGCAGGTCGCGCGGCTCGACGCGGCGAGCCAGGAGACCCCGATCTACCCCTACTGGCACCAGAAGGGCTTCGACGAGCGCAACCCGAAGCCGACGACCTGGTAG